One stretch of Candida orthopsilosis Co 90-125, chromosome 3 draft sequence DNA includes these proteins:
- a CDS encoding Erg6 Delta(24)-sterol C-methyltransferase — protein sequence MSPVQLAEKDFDRDEKFTKALHGDSFKKTGLAALIAKSKDAASVANEGYFKHWDGGVTKEDETKRLSDYSQLTHHYYNLVTDFYEYGWGSSFHFSRYYKGEAFRQATARHEHYLAYKMNINENMKVLDVGCGVGGPGREITRFTDCEIVGLNNNDYQIERANYYAKKYNLDDKLSYVKGDFMQMDFEPETFDAVYAIEATVHAPVLEGVYSEIYKVLKPGGVFGVYEWVMTDKYDETNEEHRKIAYGIEVGDGIPKMYSRKVAEQALKNVGFEVEYEKDLADVDDDIPWYYPLAGDLKYCQSLGDLYTVFRTSKLGRLITTEAVGLMEKVGIAPKGSKQVTHALEDAAVNLVEGGRQKLFTPMMLYIARKPENAKE from the coding sequence ATGTCACCAGTTCAATTAGCTGAAAAAGATTTCGATAGGGATGAAAAATTCACCAAAGCTTTACATGGtgattcattcaaaaagacTGGATTGGCTGCGTTGATTGCCAAGTCAAAGGATGCTGCATCAGTTGCCAATGAAGGATATTTTAAACACTGGGATGGTGGTGTCACCAAAGAGGATGAGACAAAGAGATTAAGTGATTACTCTCAATTAACTCACCACTACTACAACTTGGTTACTGATTTTTACGAGTATGGTTGGGGTTCTTCCTTCCACTTTTCTAGATACTACAAGGGTGAAGCTTTCAGACAAGCCACTGCCAGACACGAACACTACTTGGCTTATAAGATGAACATAAACGAAAACATGAAAGTCTTGGATGTTGGATGTGGTGTTGGTGGTCCTGGTAGAGAAATCACCAGATTCACTGATTGtgaaattgttggtttgaacaacaatgaCTACCAAATCGAAAGAGCTAATTATTATGCTAAAAAGTACAACTTAGATGACAAGTTATCTTATGTTAAAGGCGACTTTATGCAGATGGATTTTGAACCAGAAACTTTTGATGCTGTTTATGCTATTGAAGCTACTGTTCATGCTCCAGTTTTGGAAGGTGTTTATTCCGAGATCTACAAGGTTTTGAAACCAGGTGGAGTTTTCGGTGTTTATGAATGGGTCATGACTGACAAATACGACGAAACAAACGAGGAACATCGTAAGATCGCTTATGGTATCgaagttggtgatggtATTCCAAAAATGTACAGTCGTAAAGTTGCTGAACAAGCTTTAAAGAATGTTGGGTTCGAAGTTGAATATGAAAAGGACTTGGCTGACGTTGATGACGATATTCCATGGTACTATCCATTAGCAGGTGATTTGAAATACTGCCAATCATTAGGTGATTTGTACACTGTTTTCAGAACTTCAAAACTTGGTAGATTGATCACCACTGAAGCTGTTGGGTTGATGGAAAAAGTTGGTATTGCACCAAAAGGTTCAAAGCAAGTCACACATGCATTAGAAGATGCTGCAGTCAACTTAGTGGAAGGTGGTCgtcaaaaattgttcacCCCAATGATGTTGTACATTGCTAGAAAACCAGAAAATGCCAAGGAGTAG
- a CDS encoding Utp4 U3 snoRNA-associated protein, giving the protein MDLHRCRFVDYTPHTITSLAFSQPSSPEKLAPSDLRLAVGRSNGDIEIWNPRHNWTHELTLAGSKGRSIEGLVWSSSSSNNDNESSRLFSIGGSTYITEWDLKTGRPLVNYDCNAGTIWSIDVNFKGDKLSVGCDDGSVVVVDISGGVGSLEYDIVCQRQDARVLSIKWNGDKQIVGGCADGRIRVWSYDKNTKGRILSTMRVDKSKTESTLVWTLEVLPKRNQLISGDSTGHVKVWDLKFFTLMQSFKIHDADVLCIVRDANEERFYSAGIDRKIHQYDLLHTKSSSKWVHSFNRLLHSNDIRAMAIMESKSFKVLVSGGVERAITIQPIDSFQDSKYKKLLVNQQISNVLVVPEQKFVILWQDQVVKIWKILNNGKHKLISKLILSDDENITSVDFKGNSLAVAKMTSVKIYELDEVDAENDRYMINKIRDENFDSMIAGSKKVKYITDSKLLVLTPDEELYQFSIDSENSQISLEDQIELIEHDSSSSISYNDNVKNLTLTPNYKNIVISRFNGSIEVYPLDGRDAFIVTKLSSLSSQPHLLTCRNDDQLLVLTNENKILEFNLFNQDQLLTAWSKRNSEFLPRQFTSLDDKPEGMFVKDEKLWVYGTSWICYFDLTRNIPISKLYKNISTGKKRRRDGLSLDDDIDINGDVIQLESSLKQSEIDKLKRQIKEEEDGVGGEVADDGEDEDMHERESKVFSLTEKYRPIMKVVDFGPNELLIVERPYFALPTTPAFNLPKLRI; this is encoded by the coding sequence ATGGATCTTCACCGTTGTCGTTTCGTTGACTATACGCCACATACTATAACATCACTAGCATTCTCCCAACCATCTTCACCAGAGAAGCTTGCACCGTCTGACTTGCGTTTGGCAGTGGGAAGAAGTAATGgagatattgaaatatgGAATCCGAGACATAACTGGACCCATGAGTTGACATTGGCCGGATCAAAAGGAAGGTCCATTGAAGGGTTAGTTTGGAGTTCGTCCTCGCTGAATAATGACAACGAATCTAGTAGATTGTTCTCCATTGGTGGATCGACTTATATCACTGAGTGGGACTTGAAAACTGGAAGGCCGTTGGTAAATTATGATTGTAATGCAGGTACAATCTGGTCTATTGACGTGAATTTTAAAGGTGACAAATTATCAGTGGGCTGTGATGACGGgtctgttgttgttgtcgaTATATCCGGAGGGGTGGGGTCATTAGAGTATGACATCGTATGTCAGAGGCAAGATGCAAGAGTATTGAGTATAAAATGGAATGGAGATAAACAGATTGTTGGAGGATGTGCAGACGGAAGAATTAGAGTTTGGAGCTATGACAAGAATACTAAAGGTAGAATTTTGAGTACCATGAGAGTCGACAAGTCCAAGACCGAGAGTACATTGGTGTGGACTTTGGAAGTGTTGCCAAAGCGAAATCAACTTATAAGTGGTGATTCAACCGGGCATGTCAAGGTATGGGACTTGAAGTTCTTTACGTTGATGCAAAGTTTTAAAATTCACGATGCTGATGTACTTTGTATTGTACGTGATGCCAACGAAGAACGTTTCTACTCAGCGGGTATCGATagaaaaattcatcaatatgaTTTATTGCACACGAAATCCAGCTCCAAGTGGGTTCACAGTTTTAATCGTTTATTACATTCAAATGATATTAGAGCGATGGCAATAATGGAGAGTAAGAGTTTCAAAGTTCTCGTTAGTGGAGGTGTTGAAAGAGCTATCACCATACAGCCTATTGATAGTTTTCAAGACTCAAAATACAAGAAGTTGTTGGtaaaccaacaaataaGTAATGTCTTGGTGGTTCCCGAGCAAAAGTTTGTAATTTTATGGCAAGATCAAGTTGTCAAGATatggaaaatattgaataATGGGAAGCATAAATTGATTTCGAAGTTAATCCTATCAGACGATGAGAATATCACGAGTGTTGATTTCAAGGGCAACCTGTTAGCAGTGGCCAAAATGACTTCGGTGAAGATATACGAATTGGATGAGGTTGACGCTGAGAATGATAGGTATATGATTAATAAGATCAGAGATGAGAACTTTGATTCAATGATAGCGGGATCTAAAAAAGTCAAGTATATaactgattcaaaattgctTGTCTTGACCCCGGACGAAGAATTGTACCAATTTTCCATTGACTCAGAAAATAGTCAAATTTCATTAGAagaccaaattgaattgatagAGCATGACTCGTCATCAAGCATATCATACAATGACAATGTCAAGAATTTAACCCTTACtccaaattacaaaaacaTAGTGATATCTAGATTCAATGGATCGATCGAAGTGTACCCACTTGACGGTAGGGATGCTTTCATCGTTACAAAACTATCAAGTTTATCATCCCAACCACATTTATTAACATGTCGAAATGACGACCAACTTCTAGTCTTGACAAACGAAAATAAAATACTCGAGTTCAACTTATTCAATCAGGATCAATTATTGACCGCGTGGTCTAAACGCAACAGTGAGTTTTTACCACGCCAGTTCACATCTCTTGATGACAAACCCGAAGGAATGTTTGTTAAGGATGAGAAATTGTGGGTTTATGGAACTTCATGGATATGCTACTTTGACTTGACCAGAAATATTCCTATCAGCAAATTGTACAAGAATATAAGTACAGGTAAAAAGAGAAGACGTGATGGTTTGAGTCTCGATGATGATATAGACATAAATGGTGATGTCATACAATTGGAATCGAGTTTGAAACAGAGTGAAATTGATAAGTTAAAGAGACAAATtaaggaagaagaagatggtGTGGGCGGTGAAGTTGctgatgatggtgaagatgaagatatgCATGAGAGAGAATCAAAAGTATTTTCATTGACAGAAAAGTATAGGCCAATTATGAAAGTGGTTGATTTCGGACCAAATGAgttattgattgttgagAGACCATACTTTGCATTGCCAACTACACCTGCATTCAACTTGCCAAAGTTGAGGATATAA